The proteins below are encoded in one region of Aerosakkonema funiforme FACHB-1375:
- a CDS encoding Tab2/Atab2 family RNA-binding protein — translation MGTIWEIDFYSRPIFDENKKKLWEVLICESPLDVKDSSESAFRFAKFCPNDRVNSVWLRTALEEAIAQSGQTPQKIRFFRIAMNNMITKACEDLGIAAYPSRRTFNINQWLNERMQEVYPHYPGFTPVGPNPSVQVQIQPPQPLPDALIGQRWAFVTLEASAFAEMNEWEIGFKEAFPLQARGVTADTPIPGIIFFSSRAMPLSAWISGLELACIKFDPGKQARLLLETGAIDRWILANIKDAATVAEAKKFEEAKQKAQNVHFLAVQSDPQAESFAGFWLLQDLDLA, via the coding sequence ATGGGTACTATTTGGGAAATTGACTTTTATTCGCGTCCGATATTCGACGAGAACAAGAAAAAATTGTGGGAAGTGCTGATCTGCGAGAGTCCTTTGGATGTGAAAGACTCGTCTGAATCTGCGTTCCGGTTTGCGAAATTCTGTCCGAACGATCGGGTAAACTCGGTGTGGTTGCGGACGGCATTGGAGGAAGCGATCGCTCAATCCGGACAAACTCCCCAAAAAATCCGCTTCTTCCGCATCGCCATGAATAATATGATTACCAAAGCGTGCGAAGATTTGGGTATTGCAGCTTACCCCAGCCGCCGGACATTTAACATCAACCAGTGGCTTAACGAGCGGATGCAGGAAGTATATCCCCATTATCCCGGCTTTACACCAGTTGGCCCCAATCCTTCCGTACAAGTCCAAATTCAACCTCCCCAACCTTTACCCGATGCTTTAATCGGACAGCGGTGGGCGTTTGTGACTTTGGAAGCGTCAGCATTTGCGGAAATGAACGAATGGGAAATTGGCTTTAAGGAAGCTTTTCCTTTGCAGGCGCGGGGCGTAACTGCGGATACACCCATCCCTGGTATAATCTTCTTTTCGTCTAGAGCGATGCCTTTGTCTGCCTGGATATCGGGTTTGGAACTGGCGTGCATTAAATTTGACCCAGGTAAGCAAGCGAGATTGCTATTAGAAACAGGTGCGATCGATCGCTGGATTCTCGCTAATATCAAAGATGCCGCTACGGTTGCCGAAGCCAAAAAATTTGAGGAAGCCAAGCAGAAAGCACAAAACGTGCATTTTTTAGCAGTTCAGTCCGATCCTCAAGCAGAATCTTTTGCCGGTTTTTGGTTATTACAAGATCTCGATCTAGCGTAA